The Dehalococcoidia bacterium region GCCCATGCGAAGAATACTCCCGGAAACAACAAAGTCAGTGCCTTCCCCCAGAGCCAGATAATCAATGCGCAGGTCAATGGTGCTGACTTTCATCAGTTTCTCCTTCAATAAGGGGCTATCGGCATAATGCAAGTGAAGGATAAAGCCGCCAAAGGCATCCAGAATCGCCGAAATCACCCCTCCATGCATGATCCTGCTCACCGCGTTTCCCATGAATTCGTCCTTCCAGGGAAATCGCATACAGGAATTCTCGGCATCGAATACATCCCGGGTCAGGCCCAATATTTTGTAGAACGGCACCCGGTTGCCATGGACTTCCACAATCAATTCCTTGTTCTTCTTCACATCTACGGTCACAATGGTCACTCCTTGAAACAGGCGTCGGGAACATACTCCAATTGAAGGTTCCGCATCAAGTATACGAGTTTGGCAATTCAATTTCAAAACGCACCGGAAAATGACCGGGGAATAAAGGAGAATGACTGGCTTGGACACCTTCGCCTATCAGGAGAAAGGCAAGCATGCGAATGCTGCTTTCGGTCCGAATCCAAGCATTGAATCGCCAGGCCGATTGATATAGAATGGAAACGCTCGGCAGCCAGAGTTGTCAGTTGACAGTGATCAGTTGTCAGCATGAAAACGGATGACTCAGCCCAATTACCAATGACTGATAACCAGAAGCTGATCACTTAAACAGGAGAGCCATGAAAATCCCAAAATGCAAAGGGGCTTCGGACTGGATGCCCCAGGATATGCGCCAATTCCGCCACATCGAAGAGGTATTCCGAAAAAGCTGCTCGGGCTGGGGATACAACGAGATTCGGACTCCCTCGCTGGAATACCTGCAACTTTTCACCTCCGCCGGGACTCTCAGCCCGGAAATGCTGGGCCGGTTGTATTCCTTCCTCGATTGGGACGGCTGGAGCGGGGAAAGGGTGGTCTTGAGGCCGGATGGAACGATTCCCACCGCCCGGCTCTATGTGGAGCAAATGGCCGATATGCCGCTCGCCCGGCTGTGCTACATCGAGAACATGTTCTCTTTTGAGGGATCGGGGCAGGAAGCCAGAGAGCGCTGGCAGTGCGGCGTGGAACTGATGGGCAGCGCCGAACCGGAAGGCGATGCCGAGCTGATCCTCCTGGCCCTGGAGATTCTGAGCAAACTCGATATCACGCCGATCACCATCAAGCTTTCGCACGTGGGCTTGTTCAGGACACTGCTGAAGGAACTGGGATTGCCCCCGGAAGAGCAGGAGCAACGGCTTCTGGAAATCCTCACTGGCGATATCAGAGCGCTGGGCAAAATAAAAGGAGAGTCACCGGAAGTCAATCGATTTCTAAAACTGCTCCTCGACTTGCAGGGAACTTCCCACGGATTTCTGGAAAATCTCAGGAGCGTCCTTCCGGAAAAGCTGGCAGCGGTCAAGCCTTATATCGATAGCCTAGCCGGAACAGCCAGCCTCCTGGACAGTATCGGCCAGAGCTATGAGGTGAATTTCGCTTCCGGCGAAGGGTTCGAATACTACACCGGAATGGTGTTCCAGTTCTACGGCAGAGGGGAACTGGTAGGCAAGGGCGGCCGGTATGATGAGCTGGTTCCGCTCGTCGGCGGGGGGAATGTTCCCGCGTCTGGATTTGCCCTTTTTATCGATAAGCTGATCTGCCTCATTCCGCAGCTTTCGGGTTCCTCTCCAAAAATCCTGGTGAAGCAGGAAAGCGGACGCGTGGAAGAAATGAAGGCTGCCTTTGAGATCGCCCGCCTCTTGAGGGGAAAAGGCTATGCCGTCGAGATGGGCAAGAGCGCTGCGAGCGATTGCACTTGGATCATTTCATCGGCCAGAGATGGAAAATCCTTCACGCTGGTCAATGCATCAACTGAAAAGGATCAGAAAGGGCTTTCCTTCGATCAACTCCTGCAACGGCTGGGAGAGTCAAAGGAATGTTGAAGCTGGCCCTGCCCAAAGGAGCGCTCCAGAGCAATACGGCCAACCTCCTGCAGCGGGCCGGTTTCGGATATGCCGATTATCACGAGTCCAGCCGCGTCTATCGTCCCAAATCGCAGGGATTCCCCGCACTTTTCACCAAGGTTTTTCACGAGAAGGACCTGGCCGTTCAGGTAGCTATCGGCAACTACGATCTGGCCATTTGCGGGCTCGATTGGATCATGGAGCTGCTGGTCAAGTACCACAGCGATGCGATTGTGAAGGTGCGCGACCTTGGCTACGGCCAGCGTAATCTCTATTTGGCCAGCAGCCGGTTTTCGGCCATCCGCTCAGTCGCCGATATCAAATCGAGTTCCGGCCCGGTTCGCATCATCTCCGAGTACCCTAACATCGCGGAGGCGTTGGCCCTGAGGTTCCGATTGCGCAACTTCAGGATCATGCCGGCCTGGGGTGCGGTGGAAGCCTATCCGCCGGAGCATGCCGAACTGGCCATCATTCCGGCTACAACATCCGAGGAACTCAAAGCCAAAGACCTGGTTCCGATAGCCAGGATTCTGACCGGCAATGCATGGCTGATCGCCAACCGCAACAGCCTGGCCCGAAAGGATCTGAGTTCCCTTCTGTTGCCATTTCACCAAGCTGCCCCGGAAGCGGAGGCGGATCGGGATATCTCTATCTCCGAGATCGATTCCGAAGAGAAGTTCGAGTCATCCGTCTTCCCCGATGGAGAGGTATCGCTAGCCTTGGCCGATGGACATCAGCAAAGCCATACCAACAAGTTCCTCAAAAAAGCCGGGATCAAGATTCGGAGCTACCGCCAGCCTCCGCCAACCCGCAGGCCTCAGATTGAATTTGAAGGCGTCAGCGTGAAGGTGGTCCGACCACAGGACATGCCGGGCCAGGTGGCCAACGGCAACTTCGATCTGGCGGTCACCGGAAGAGACTGGCTGAGCGACCACAAATATCAGTTCCCGGCCAGCCCTGTGCAAGAACTGGTCAACCTGGGATTCGGCTGGGTGCGCATTGTGGCGGTGGTGCACAACAATCTTCCGGCGGAAAGCACCGGCGATTTGCGTCAGTTGCTTCAGAGCGGCCAGATTCCGATATTGCGCATCGCCTCCGAGTATACCAACATCGCCGATAAGTACGCCCGGGACAATCACCTCTCGCCCTATAAAGTGATCCCCAGCTGGGGGGCGACGGAGGCCTATCTGCCCGAGGATGCCGATGTTCTGATTGAGAATACGGAGACGGGCAAGACTCTGGCCAAAAACAATCTCAAAATTATCGAGACGCTCTTTGAATCCACCGGCTGTCTGATCGGCAATTCCCTGAGCCTGACTGATCCGGTCAAAAAGGAGCGAATCGAAAGGCTTGTTGAGATATTCCAGAAGGGGCTGGCGGCACCCTCGCCCTAGTGGGGACCACCTGTCGATGAAAACCGTTTCTCTCACCATTGATAGCCAAAAGATCGAGTCTCCTGCAGGACACCCTATCCTGTGGGCAGCGCTGGATCATGGCATCTACATCCCCAACCTGTGCGCCGTCCGCGAGGCGGAGGAGCCTTTCGCCGCCTGCCGCCTTTGCTTTGTGGACATCGAAGGATATCCTGAGCCGGTCACTGCCTGCACTGAGCCGGTTTCCGAAGGAATGGTCGTCAATACTCGCCATCCGCAAGCGCAAGGCATGGCGCGAACATCTCTGGAACTGCTTCTGGCCAGCCATCCGGTGGACTGTGCCAAATGTGCCGCCAACGGGCGGTGTGAGCTTCAGAGATCCGCCAAGCACTTGGGAGTCAAACTCAAAACGAAACGGTTCAAGAAACTGCTGCGGGACCTGCCCATCGATTCCAGCAGCCCGGTTTTCATCTACGATCCCAACAAATGCGTACTGTGCGGCAAGTGCGTGCTGAAATGTCGGGAAGTCGGTCCGGGGGCCATCGGATTTGCCCATCGAGGGTTTGAGCGAATCGTCACCTCGTTTGGCGATCAGCCCATCGGCCAGTCCAAATGCAACGGCTGTCGGGAATGTGTGGCCGTCTGCCCCGTAGGCGCGCTATTAGAAAAGAAGAGTAACTAGAGATCAGTTGTCGATTTTCAGAGAGTGCAGGGACGCTTCCCTGCCGGGGGTTTGGGGGTGTCCCAAAAATTCTCTAGTCTTCCCCCAAGAGTGGGGGTCAGGGGGTTGATTTGAACTTAACCAAGAGGTTCCTTGATCAAAAACTCCCAACAAGGGGAATCCCGTGATCATCGTTGGACTTACCGGAAGCATCGCCTCAGGGAAAAGCACCGTATCGGAGACCTTCAAAGAGTTGGGCGCTTATGTGATCGATTGGGACATTCTGGCAAGGGAAGTGGTGCGCCCACATCAGAGAGCCTGGAACGGGATCGTCGACTATTTTGGCCGGGCCGTTTTGAATGAGGACCTGACACTCAATCGACAAAAACTGGGGGAAATCGTCTTCAGAGATGCGGAGAAGCTGGAAAAGCTCAATCAGATCACTCACCCCGCTGTGATCGAGGAAGATGAAGAGCAAACCGAAGAGATTGGAAAGCTTGACCCAAACGCCATCGTCATCAAAGACGTTCCTCTGCTGATCGAGATTGGCTTCCATAAGCGGGTTGACAAGGTAGTGGTGGTCTATGCCAGCAGGGAAAACCAGATCAAGAGAATGATGGCCTCGCGGGGGCTTTCCAGCACAGAAGCGACCCAGCGAATCGAAGCCCAGATGCCGCTCCGAGAGAAAATTCGCTTTGCCGATTTTGTCATCCAAAACGATGGTTCGGTCCAGGATACCGGAAAACAGGTGGAAGAGATATTCGCTGCGCTGAAAGCGCTGCAAACCTGAACTGTCGAAAAAAAGAGGTCAGGAAGCGTCCAAATTCAATTGTTAATTTTCGAGAGGGCGAAGGGACACTTCCCTTCCAGGGGTTTGGGGGTGTCCCCAAAATTCTCCTCCCCCAAGAGTGGGGGTCAGGGGGTTGATCCTCAAACCAGGGTTTCCCCAATTCGATACTCCGCGATGTTGTGACGGCAACTGATCCTTGCGGAGGCGATGCAGAAATCTCCGTCACAATAACTGAATCGGTGGATTTAACCGATCATCCTTCTGTATAATGAACCCATGACCGCAGAGTATTTTGAAGATGTCAAACTGCATGACGTGCGCCGGTCAAGAGAATATCTCGTGGAAGAACAGGAGATCATCGACTTTGGTAAGAAGTGGGATCCGGCGCTCATCCATACCGACCCCGTTGCCGCCAGAGAAACGGATTTCAAAGGCCTGGTCGCCTCTGGAATTCATCTGATGGCCATTTGCACCAGACTCGCCAATGAATCGCAACGCAGGCCTTCGTTTCTGGCCGGTTTGGGATGGGACGAAATTCGGATTACCTCTCCCGCACGGCCCGGCGACCGCCTCGTAGCCGAGATGGAGATGATTTCAAAGCGGGATTCCAAATCGAACCCGAACGCCGGTGTGGTTCGGTTCGTCAACCGGTTGGTGAATCAAAAAGGCGAAGTGGTGATCACGTTCAAAGGCGCGGTGTTGATGGAAAAGCGCCTCAAGACTTAGAGCCGTCCCCCGGTAGCAATAAGGAGAGGCGCCGATGTGTTTTTCAGCACCCTCCAGTTTTATAGCCAGCGGTGCGCTTGCCGCCTCTGGAATCGCGATTGCACGCATCCCAAAAGAGAAATCGGAAATCCCGCTCTCGCTCTGCCCACTGATCTTTGCCGCTCATCAGTTCATTGAGGGCATCCTGTGGCTCAATTATGATGGCGTTCTGCCAGGCGAATACCGATTGGCAGCAGTCTACGCCTTTGTCTTCATCGCCTTCGCCTTCTGGCCCATATATGTGCCCTTCTCGGCTTATCTGATGGAGCAAGGAAAGACACGACGAATGTTTATCCTCATCTGCCAGTTCATCGGCCTCTATGTTGGCATCACGTTTCTGAGCAGTATGATTCACAACCCCATCGATGCACATGTTGCGCATCATAGTTTTGCCTATCAAATCACTACGCCGAATAAGTTCCTGGCCCCTTACTGTATTGCCGTGACGCTTCCCTTCCTCATCTCCAGCAACAAAAGGTTGGCTGTCTTCGGCCTGGGGCTCACTCTTTCCTGCGCTATCGCTGCCTACATGGCAACTTCCACAACCTTTCCTTCGATCTGGTGCTTCTTTGCGTCCATTCTGAGCCTGAGCCTCTATCTATACTTCAGATACTCCCCCAAAGCGATGGGCATCGAGAGCCAAAAGAGAGGCCTGCAATTGAGCGTATGAGCTTCGCTTTCAGGCGATGCCAGTCTGGAGTTTTCCCCTGCGAAGCACACCGATTCGAACGCAATGCACAACATCGATCGAGGATGCCGTTTTGAGGAACATCGGGCGCGGATTCCTACCCCAGGGTAGAGGTGAATGGGTCTTGAACCAGATCATGCGCCAAGGGAGAAACCAGCTTATAGCTCTTCCCGTCCTCCGAGACAATGATGGTGGAATTCTGCGGGTTGTCACCCAGCTTTTCCCTCAGGCGACGGATATAGACGTTGAGGTAGTCCGGGGAATCGACATAATCCCCACCCCAGACCTTTTGAAGGAGAATTCGAGCGGAAACTGCCTTCCCTGCATTTCTTGCCAGAATATCCAGCAATCCGTACTCAATAGGCGTGAGCTTGACTGTCTGCCCATTCATCACCACCCTGTGGGTGGAGAAGTCGATCCAGAGGTTCCCGATTGTGAGTGACTCTTCAGCTGCATTGGGTTGCGGCATGGCTGAACGGCGCAACACCGTTTTCAGCCGGGCCAGAAGCTCAACATGGCTGAATGGCTTGGTCATATAATCGTCAGCGCCCAGATCCAATGCCCTCACCTTATCAAA contains the following coding sequences:
- a CDS encoding 2Fe-2S iron-sulfur cluster-binding protein: MKTVSLTIDSQKIESPAGHPILWAALDHGIYIPNLCAVREAEEPFAACRLCFVDIEGYPEPVTACTEPVSEGMVVNTRHPQAQGMARTSLELLLASHPVDCAKCAANGRCELQRSAKHLGVKLKTKRFKKLLRDLPIDSSSPVFIYDPNKCVLCGKCVLKCREVGPGAIGFAHRGFERIVTSFGDQPIGQSKCNGCRECVAVCPVGALLEKKSN
- a CDS encoding MaoC/PaaZ C-terminal domain-containing protein, which translates into the protein MTAEYFEDVKLHDVRRSREYLVEEQEIIDFGKKWDPALIHTDPVAARETDFKGLVASGIHLMAICTRLANESQRRPSFLAGLGWDEIRITSPARPGDRLVAEMEMISKRDSKSNPNAGVVRFVNRLVNQKGEVVITFKGAVLMEKRLKT
- a CDS encoding response regulator transcription factor, producing the protein MKIVIIEDNPEIVEAISLCFQLRWAEAKVISAIEGVSGVEMVQTCYPDIVVLDIGLPDIDGFEVCRRIRLFSDVPILLLTAKGEEFDKVRALDLGADDYMTKPFSHVELLARLKTVLRRSAMPQPNAAEESLTIGNLWIDFSTHRVVMNGQTVKLTPIEYGLLDILARNAGKAVSARILLQKVWGGDYVDSPDYLNVYIRRLREKLGDNPQNSTIIVSEDGKSYKLVSPLAHDLVQDPFTSTLG
- a CDS encoding thioesterase family protein — encoded protein: MTVDVKKNKELIVEVHGNRVPFYKILGLTRDVFDAENSCMRFPWKDEFMGNAVSRIMHGGVISAILDAFGGFILHLHYADSPLLKEKLMKVSTIDLRIDYLALGEGTDFVVSGSILRMGKKVAVVRSELRNDQQVLIAVGTGTYMVG
- the coaE gene encoding dephospho-CoA kinase (Dephospho-CoA kinase (CoaE) performs the final step in coenzyme A biosynthesis.) — translated: MIIVGLTGSIASGKSTVSETFKELGAYVIDWDILAREVVRPHQRAWNGIVDYFGRAVLNEDLTLNRQKLGEIVFRDAEKLEKLNQITHPAVIEEDEEQTEEIGKLDPNAIVIKDVPLLIEIGFHKRVDKVVVVYASRENQIKRMMASRGLSSTEATQRIEAQMPLREKIRFADFVIQNDGSVQDTGKQVEEIFAALKALQT
- a CDS encoding HisS family protein; protein product: MKIPKCKGASDWMPQDMRQFRHIEEVFRKSCSGWGYNEIRTPSLEYLQLFTSAGTLSPEMLGRLYSFLDWDGWSGERVVLRPDGTIPTARLYVEQMADMPLARLCYIENMFSFEGSGQEARERWQCGVELMGSAEPEGDAELILLALEILSKLDITPITIKLSHVGLFRTLLKELGLPPEEQEQRLLEILTGDIRALGKIKGESPEVNRFLKLLLDLQGTSHGFLENLRSVLPEKLAAVKPYIDSLAGTASLLDSIGQSYEVNFASGEGFEYYTGMVFQFYGRGELVGKGGRYDELVPLVGGGNVPASGFALFIDKLICLIPQLSGSSPKILVKQESGRVEEMKAAFEIARLLRGKGYAVEMGKSAASDCTWIISSARDGKSFTLVNASTEKDQKGLSFDQLLQRLGESKEC
- the hisG gene encoding ATP phosphoribosyltransferase — protein: MLKLALPKGALQSNTANLLQRAGFGYADYHESSRVYRPKSQGFPALFTKVFHEKDLAVQVAIGNYDLAICGLDWIMELLVKYHSDAIVKVRDLGYGQRNLYLASSRFSAIRSVADIKSSSGPVRIISEYPNIAEALALRFRLRNFRIMPAWGAVEAYPPEHAELAIIPATTSEELKAKDLVPIARILTGNAWLIANRNSLARKDLSSLLLPFHQAAPEAEADRDISISEIDSEEKFESSVFPDGEVSLALADGHQQSHTNKFLKKAGIKIRSYRQPPPTRRPQIEFEGVSVKVVRPQDMPGQVANGNFDLAVTGRDWLSDHKYQFPASPVQELVNLGFGWVRIVAVVHNNLPAESTGDLRQLLQSGQIPILRIASEYTNIADKYARDNHLSPYKVIPSWGATEAYLPEDADVLIENTETGKTLAKNNLKIIETLFESTGCLIGNSLSLTDPVKKERIERLVEIFQKGLAAPSP